A genomic segment from Nicotiana sylvestris chromosome 1, ASM39365v2, whole genome shotgun sequence encodes:
- the LOC138876848 gene encoding uncharacterized protein: MSSFNPLTSILNQNKLEGPNYVDWKRNLDIVLTAEGYKFVITKECLEKPENVVDDQVKAYDKWVKADEMTRCYIFAAMVNILQHQHQSMGSAYDMLESLKEMLGEQNRAAKQTAKQEESSSV, from the coding sequence ATGTCTTCATTCAACCCACTCACCTCAATTTTGAACCAAAACAAGTTAGAAGGACCGAATTATGTTGACTGGAAAAGGAACCTTGATATTGTCCTAACTGCTGAAGGTTATAAATTTGTAATCACTAAGGAGTGCCTAGAAAAACCTGAAAATGTTGTTGATGATCAGGTTAAGGCTTATGACAAATGGGTTAAGGCTGATGAGATGACGCGATGTTACATTTTTGCCGCTATGGTGAATATTTTGCAACATCAACATCAGTCTATGGGGTCTGCTTATGATATGCTCGAAAGTCTCAAAGAGATGTTAGGTGAGCAAAATCGTGCAGCTAAGCAGACAGCTAAGCAAGAGGAGTCTTCTAGTGTCTGA